The following DNA comes from Halobacteriovorax sp. HLS.
ATGAAAAAACTATATAAAATTCTACTTATACTCTTTATTAGCTTTTCGACTCTTGCTGCCAAGAAGATTCTCTTTATAGGGGATTCTTTGACTGAGGGCTATGGTGTTGCTAAAGAAAAATCTTATCCCATAATTCTAAAAGAACTACTTAAATCTGATCACAGTATTGATATAGAAGTTCTTAATGGGTCTGTTTCTGGTTCCACAACTGCAAGCTCATTTTCAAGGTTTAAATGGTTTCTAAAGGGAAAGCCTGACATTCTTGTTTTGGCCTTAGGAGCAAATGATGGCCTAAGAGGTATCGACCTAAAAGCTTCTAAGATTAATTTGTCAAAGACAATTGAGCTTGCTCAAGAAAATGGAATAAAGGTTGTCTTGGCAGGTATGTATATACCACCAAATTATGGACCTAAGTATACTAGTGAATTTAAAAAGATGTATCTCTCTCTTGAAAAAGAATATAAGTTAACTCTTATCCCTTTTCTTTTAGATGGGGTTGCTGCCAATAAAGACCTGAATATTTCTGATGGAATTCATCCTAATGAGAATGGTCATGAAGTTATTGCTAAAAATCTAGTTAAGTATTTGAGGCCTTTATTATGATCCTAGAGTGTAAGAGTGTGCAAAAAAGTTTTTTGCAAGGAAACCGTAAGATAGATGTCTTGCGAGATATAAATCTATCTATTGAAAAGGGAAAGACTTTAGCAATTCTAGGGAAATCTGGAAGCGGTAAGACTACGCTGCTTTCAATCCTTTCTGGGATAGAGAAGTCAGACGCTGGTAGTGTCATTTTTAATGGCGAAGATATAACAAATTACACTCAAGAGCAGCTTACTAAAGTTCGTTCTCAATCTATTGGTGTTATTTTTCAACAATTTCATTTGATTGAACATTTGAATGCTCTCGAAAATGTTTCTCTACCTTTAGAAATTCTTGGAGACAAGAATGCAGTGCAAACTTCCTTAGCATTATTAGAAGCAGTAGGGCTATCTGATAGAGCTTCTCATTTTCCGGCCCAACTAAGTGGTGGTGAAAAGCAAAGAGTCGCAATCGCTAGAGCAATGGCCATTAAGCCAGCATTACTGCTTGCTGATGAGCCAAGTGGAAGCTTAGATGAAGAGACTGGTGAGAAAATCATGGACTTACTCTTTAACTTAGTTCGAGAAAATGACATGTCTATGATTTTGGTTACCCATGAGACTGAGCTAGCTAAGAAGTGTGATAATACTAGTTCTTTGGAATTAGGTATCCTCAATCAAAGTGATAAATGATGGTTTTTAAAATGATGTATAGAGAGCTGAAGAGTTCTCCACGCTTTGTTCTTATTTTCATTATAAATATTATAATTGGGCTTAGTGGACTTTCAGTTATTGAAGGATTTAAGGGGTCATTTTTAAGTGAGTTAAATAAAAACTCTCTGAGAATTCTTGGTGCCGATCTTGCCCTTAATTCAAGAGTCGATATTTCTAAAGAAAAAATTGAATTAGTCTCTGATATGTTACCTGGAAATATGATGACTAAGAATATTAGTCTTTTTTCCATGGCCAGTTCAAAAGATAATTCGAGGTTGGTTTCAGTACGAATTGTTGGAGAAGAATTTCCTTTTTATGGTGAGATTCAGTTAAATTCCGCCGAAAAATTCGAATTTATTAATCCATATGATGCATTTGTGTATCCTGAAGTATTAATACAGATGAATCTTAATATTGGAGATACATTTATACTTGGAAAGAAGACCTTTACGCTAAGAGATACTATAAAAGATGATGGTCAACAGAGCTTTAGAATGGGCTCAATTGCTCCACGTATTTATATATCTAATGAAGCACTTAAGGGAGCAGAGCTTTTACAAAAAGGAAGCACCGCCTGGTATTCTTACTTCTTTAAGCTACAGACCCCTATAAACTCTGCACAGCAAAGTCAAATTCAGGATAAACTTAATGATACAAGTATTGAAGTGTTAACACCTAAGGAATCTTCTGCTCAGGTAGGAAGAATCCTCAAGTATCTCAATGACTTTCTAGGACTTGTCAGCTTAAGTGGCCTATTCTTAGCAACCATGGGTCTCATGTATTTATATAGAAGTTTTCTATTTAAAAGAAAGAAAGATATCTCTATCTCTAAATTCTTAGGGATGAGTAATGCAAAGGTCATGCAGGTTTTCATTGGACAATTACTTTTAATGAGTTTGATAGGCTCTTTAATAAGTGTTTCTATCACTCCCATCTTCTTGCCTAAGGTCCTTAGTTCTTTGAATCAATTACTTGGATTAAACCTCCAGTTCAACTTCTCAATTGAGTCTTTACTAGCGCCGTTTATTATTGGAACTGTTGGATCGACACTTATTGGATTACCACTTATTTTGCCATACTCCAAGGCCAGCTTTGGTAATTTGTTTTCATTTGAAGATGATACAAGTGTTAATCACTCCAGATGGTACCATTTCCTACCAGTTTTTATTTTCTTTTACCTTACCGCGATTTATCTGTGTAAATCATTTATCATAGGATCAATGTTCACTGCTGTATTAGTAGTATTAATTGTCCTTACTTTTTCGTTTGGAAATATTCTTTTGAGTAAGCTGTCTTATTTATCACATACTGGTAAGCTAGAAACTAAGCTTGCTTGGGGATTTTTGACTCGTTATAAGAATTCTACTCTTTTTATATTTTCAACTTTAATGATCTCTTCGATGATGATGACTTTAATTCCTCAAATTAAAGATGTGCTCTTACATGAGGTCGAAAGACCGCTTAAAGAAAATGGACCAACGGCATTTCTCTTTGATATTCAACCAGAACAAGTTGATGAGTTAACAGGTGTTTTAAGTAATTCCAATGATCTTCTCGTTATGTCTCCTATGGTTAGGTCTAGGCTAATAAAAATTAATGATCGCCCGGTTGAAACAAAGCTCACAGCTGTTATGACCAGAGAGCAAGAAAGAGAAGTTCGTATGCGTAATCGTGGGGTTAATCTCAGTTATAGAGATCAGCTAGATCCTTCTGAAACTCTTGTTGAGGGACAATGGCCGCAAGAAGTATATAACCCTGAGCTTGACGCTGTTGCCAAGGTAACACTAGAGAAACGATATGCTCAAAGGCTAGGGGTTGGAATTGGTGACTCGCTAGAATTTGATATC
Coding sequences within:
- a CDS encoding ABC transporter permease, giving the protein MMVFKMMYRELKSSPRFVLIFIINIIIGLSGLSVIEGFKGSFLSELNKNSLRILGADLALNSRVDISKEKIELVSDMLPGNMMTKNISLFSMASSKDNSRLVSVRIVGEEFPFYGEIQLNSAEKFEFINPYDAFVYPEVLIQMNLNIGDTFILGKKTFTLRDTIKDDGQQSFRMGSIAPRIYISNEALKGAELLQKGSTAWYSYFFKLQTPINSAQQSQIQDKLNDTSIEVLTPKESSAQVGRILKYLNDFLGLVSLSGLFLATMGLMYLYRSFLFKRKKDISISKFLGMSNAKVMQVFIGQLLLMSLIGSLISVSITPIFLPKVLSSLNQLLGLNLQFNFSIESLLAPFIIGTVGSTLIGLPLILPYSKASFGNLFSFEDDTSVNHSRWYHFLPVFIFFYLTAIYLCKSFIIGSMFTAVLVVLIVLTFSFGNILLSKLSYLSHTGKLETKLAWGFLTRYKNSTLFIFSTLMISSMMMTLIPQIKDVLLHEVERPLKENGPTAFLFDIQPEQVDELTGVLSNSNDLLVMSPMVRSRLIKINDRPVETKLTAVMTREQEREVRMRNRGVNLSYRDQLDPSETLVEGQWPQEVYNPELDAVAKVTLEKRYAQRLGVGIGDSLEFDILGIPVTTQIVGIREVRWTSFRPNFFILFQKGVLEDAPKTFLSAIRSTNTLEDQKLQMELFKKFPNVSYVDIRRIIDKVKIIMESMSLILKSMSYLVFIVGIMVLFSIVGHQILLRKMNINLFKVLGLNRGRLNKIISREFLIISFFATLCGIISSTTISFVLSKFIFQSIFIFKLETVLFALVLVPAMSAVISYFGTQRVMRSSASEIFSEVS
- a CDS encoding ABC transporter ATP-binding protein, translated to MQKSFLQGNRKIDVLRDINLSIEKGKTLAILGKSGSGKTTLLSILSGIEKSDAGSVIFNGEDITNYTQEQLTKVRSQSIGVIFQQFHLIEHLNALENVSLPLEILGDKNAVQTSLALLEAVGLSDRASHFPAQLSGGEKQRVAIARAMAIKPALLLADEPSGSLDEETGEKIMDLLFNLVRENDMSMILVTHETELAKKCDNTSSLELGILNQSDK
- a CDS encoding arylesterase → MKKLYKILLILFISFSTLAAKKILFIGDSLTEGYGVAKEKSYPIILKELLKSDHSIDIEVLNGSVSGSTTASSFSRFKWFLKGKPDILVLALGANDGLRGIDLKASKINLSKTIELAQENGIKVVLAGMYIPPNYGPKYTSEFKKMYLSLEKEYKLTLIPFLLDGVAANKDLNISDGIHPNENGHEVIAKNLVKYLRPLL